A window of Syntrophales bacterium genomic DNA:
GTGGAAGGCGAAGATTATCTGAAAGTTGAACTGGACGTCATTTTTGGGAATGCAGTCATCAGGGATTAATGGAAAAAATTTTACTCGAACACATTTCGAATCTGATCAGGAATGCGGAAAAACAGGGACTCATTCTTTCCGATGAAAAAGAGATAAATTACGGAGTTCAGCTGAAATTTACTTCCGGCAAAAATGAGATAAGCCTGAATGTGTATCATTCGGCCAAGAAAGGCATCAGCAATGTAATCGGAGCGGCTCCGGATAATCCTCTAAAACCTGTTCTGCAAAAAATTCTCAACTTGGAAATCGATGAAAATCCACTGGAACATAGGTGGCAGGTTTGGGCGGGAACGGATGAATCCGGTAAAGGAGATTTTTTTGGTCCGCTGGTGGTGTGCGGTTTCATCTGCCGGAAGGCAATGCTTCCTTCCCTGATAAAATTGGGAGTACGCGATTCGAAACAGATCAATGACAAAGAAATCGAAAAAATTGCCAAGCAGCTTTTTGCCCGGTTTATGCCGAATATTGAAACGATCGTTTTGCTGCCTGCCAAATATAACGAACTTTATCAGAAATTCCGGGATTCGAATAAGAAATTGAATGAA
This region includes:
- the rnhC gene encoding ribonuclease HIII, encoding MEKILLEHISNLIRNAEKQGLILSDEKEINYGVQLKFTSGKNEISLNVYHSAKKGISNVIGAAPDNPLKPVLQKILNLEIDENPLEHRWQVWAGTDESGKGDFFGPLVVCGFICRKAMLPSLIKLGVRDSKQINDKEIEKIAKQLFARFMPNIETIVLLPAKYNELYQKFRDSNKKLNEMLAWMHARVILNLNKKHDFEGAVVDKFASDRTLLSSLKDLKEIKLQHKVRAEQDLAVASASIIARYLFLKNLKELSKKHEIEFPKGASTKVIQVANEFSSKYGKSKLSEVAKIHFKTYNEINN